ATTCATTCCACTTTGATTTTTCAACTAAACTACCTCCCTAGAAAAAGACTTTTCTTCATTCATGGCCGAAATCCCCATAGGGAGCCCCATCTCAGCTTTCCTTCCACTACTTAGTCAAAAAATCACTGCTAAGACTCCTCCGTTCTAATCGATAATTCTTTGAGCCCTCCCCCAGTGCAAAGAATATTGCGAAGACCGCTCCGAAGGAGTCTTATGAAACCTGGACCCTTCTTTCCATATGGATAGTCCTACGGATAAATCCTCCGGACTCTAAAACGGACTTCAAAGTCTAATCTTTCTCTGGGTCCTCCGGACTGCTCTAGACCTTTCTTTTTTCTGGACCTTTCTTTTTCTTCCTTGTATATAAAACCACAGATTAAGCTTGATAAAGTCCTTCGCTTTAAGACGCCTACGGAATCAATATATAAAGAATTCGAGCAATATTCTTTGCGCCTGTCTTATGGAGCCTCCGCTAGGCGCAATTCAATATGCGATTGCGTTCCGCTATTCAAGTATTATGGAGAAAAAAAGCTGTTAAATAGCCACTAATATTTTGGAGGGTGCAAAGAATATTGACAAAGAATTTGAGAAAGGAAGAATTGAATTTTGATGCCGTAGGAGCGGCCGAATCTCTATTAGTTTTGTTAGGATGCGGCTTGACGGGTGCGAACCCTATTCCTTTCCTTCGATCGGAAAGCCACTGTTCTACTATTAACTCAGACAACTATAGGAGTTCTTTCTTTTAGTGAAGGGCGAATGTAATGAAAGAAAACTTCCCCCCTTCTGAACTTCAGAAGTATGATCCGTAGTACGATCACGACACGACGTAGGAAGAAGTCTGGTTCCGTAGATTAGTATGAAAAGGGGGAAATGAAAGACAGGAAAGGTTATGGAATAGCTTTACCATAGGGAGAGGAGAGGGTCGGATATGGATCGAAGCAGCTAACCCGTCCTCCGGACTATTCAATCTATTACTTTTCGCATTCTGATATACCTATCAATGCAGGCATTTCATAAGGGTTGGAATCTCGGAATGAGAACTTTCAGAATAAGGCTAGGTTTCCTTGTTATCATTCTAAGTTGAATTATCCGAACTAGATCTCTTTCTTTCATGTTCATGAGTAAGCCAGGGACCATTCCCGCTACGTGGGCTAGTCTTCTCTCTTGAGTCAGAAGAAATAGGGATAGGATAGGGAGCCGGGCGAAGAAGGAGCGCAGAAAGGCGAGATGGAAGTCGACCCCATAAATCAGTCCCAGTTTCAGGCGAGGGCCTAACTTTCAACTCTAAATCCTGGGATTTCTCTCTTTGCTATTTCATGCTAAAGGGAATAAAGATGCAGAGGAGTCTGCAATAAGAAAGCCTACTCAAAATACTCCTTTGGACTTGGCTCTACCATAAGGGAAAGTAGATAGACGGCTCCCTTTACTCCTATTTCAAGCTTTAGGTTCTTCTTCTCTCCTCTTGAAATCTGAAATAGGTCTTTCATCAGATAGTGGATTACTGGCGTGAAGCAAGGGTGCATGGCAGGCTAGCTCTTTAGTTGATCCTGATCCTACGTGACTAGGTCAAAGAAAGATGAAGGGGCAAGGAAGGAGCTATGAAAGATATCCCCTTTTAGTAGGAATAGAATAGAGCGTATATGCGACAATTTGTCCACTACTCTTTGTATGATTTCTCAGTCGAGTAAGATTCCTGCTTGACACGGGAGTACTAGCTTTCTTCTTCTGTCAGAGACGGATCTTGGGCTAGCGGGGACCGGCTTTCTTCAAGCACCTTTGGGCGGAGGTTTCTCGAGAAACTATCTTACTTATCAAAGCAAAGGGCGGAACGAAGGCATCTATCTTATCCTATTCGTCTTATCTTCTTGACTTCAGTGAGCCTGTCTAGGATTCGAACCTAGTCCCTCTCAGTTGATCATCATACTGACCGCTCTACCATTCTCGGGGACCTCAGGGTTCAGTCAAGAGCTGGGAAGAAGAGCTATCAGGGTGACTTTACGTCTTAACACATAATAGTATGGAAGAGAAGACTAGGTGCTTTGATTATCTAACTCTTCCAACGAGGCCTGCTGCTTAACTCAAATACGAACTGGATATATCCAATATGGCTATGCCAACATAGGAAGGTCTCAATATGAATTACGAGTCTCTATTCGTTGGGGTAATGTGGTCAAAATATCCTATCTTTGATCTTCTTTTATGAGTTAAGACAGCCAGTTCCTAAAAAGCTAAGATTCCTCTCGATAGTACTCCTTGATCCAAACCAATAAGAAAGCACTTTAGTGACTACCGGAATTGAATAAGACTAGTAGGAAGACTTCCAGGGCTTGGAATGATTACTTGAGCCGGTAAAGCAGTTACAACCACACTTCCATTCACTCACAGAACAATAAAAAGACTTGACATCGCTCCTCACTTCTCACTTCTTAGTATACGGTTAGGTAGGGAACATTCTTTCCTATCTTTCTTTTTTCCACCCAATATTCTATACTCTTAGATCAGTCGTCGCGGATGAAACCGTGACATATGCAATGCAATTCTTTGCTTGTCATCAACTGTGCAAGAAGGAGTTCCTTCTTCCGTAGAGGCAATTGTAGTTCTAAGTCAATCGAGTGCTCCTTACAACAAAGCCAGAGCTAGTTCTTTCCAACTATCTTTCCGCTCTTTCGATCATGCCTATCCTTATCGATCCAGCCGAACTTACTTCGATGTAAGATGGAGTTTCAGTCGGCGGGTAAGCAGCTCCGTACACCATTCGGATATCAGCTCTTTCTGTCCTAAGGCAAGCCCCTGCATCTCTAAAAGGCATCTAGTTTTTCTGCCTTGCTCGTCTTAGCCTATCCTATGGTTCGAACTGTGACCTGAAAGACCATTGTTTGCGTGCGTAGCCTCCCTGCTCTCGCTCGCCCTAAGAAGGTTTTGTGAAATTGCTCTCTTGGTAAGACTCCACCTGTCCCTCTTACCGCTTCTTTCTCCGAGCCAACCTTTTGCCCTTCTCCTCAATTTCAAGTCAAATCTGAACTTGCGGTAAAGCCGTTTATATCGAATGATCGGAATGAGAAGAGAAAGCCGCGGGTACAACCGGCCGAATAGTAGGGCAGAGTTTCGGAGAGAGAGAGAAAAGACCAAAACCCCATAACCTGGGGCGAGATCTTTATTGAAGACCTTATCATATCAGTTGTGGTGGGAGAGGTGCTAAGCTGCTTTACCGATAGGGAGAGGCGCAAAGAAAGAAGCTCATTAACGATAATGAAAGCAGAATGAACTCATTAACGAGAATGAAAGAAGCTCAAAATGGGAATGAAAGAATCCGATCATTCTTTGAGCCTTGTTTTTACGGAGGGAAATCAAGAATAGACCCGTCAGTATCCGGACCAGAAACTCTAAGTTTGAACAAACTATGTTCATTTCGAAAATCAAATAGGACAATGCCTTGCTATTTCCCGGCTTTTTTGCTTCTTTTTCATACTTTTTCGAAGATTTCTATTTAACGAAAATAGAGAAAAAAGAAGGCATTTGACTTGATTTCTTGCTACTTTATAGGCCCAAAACCTAGCAAAATCATGGAATTCACTCCGTCTTCAATCTAGCAGATTAATCTGAAATCTACCAGATTCATAATTATTCTTTCATTCTCGTTAATGAGCTTCTTTTCTTTTCACAGGCGCAAAGTTCATCATTCAGTGTGGTGGGGACCTGGCAGGACATAGCAGGAAAAGAGATTAGGCAAGAAAAAGATACCCAGAAAGTTCACTATCCAGACAAGGATCCCAATCAGCATAAACAGATAATTCTTTCTCTTCATCTGAGCTAGAAATATCTGAATATCAGACAGATCTGGACTAGGACGAAATCCTTTTTTTTGATCTCATTCGTATTCCTCTCCCTCAACGGTCGAGCTATTTCATTCCTCTCCCTCAACGGTCGAGCTATTTCATTCCTCTCCCAACTATCTTTCTTTTTGAAGCAGATAGTTCACAGTGCTTATTCTATAGATTAGATACTTGTAAACTCATGTTTCCACTCCATTTTCATTACGAAGATGTATCACGTCAGGATCTCTTGCTCAAACCGAATCACACTATGGAAGTTTCTGGATTGTGTAAAATAAGAGTAGTACCAAAGGCACCTTATTCTTTCATAAGAAAAACATAAGAAAAAATGGAAAATTGGCTATGGGCGGTCAGAAATTCATACAAAGGATCAAAGAAAAGATGCGCCATAAGACAGGTCCGGAGTGCCAAAGAAAGGTCCAGGGTCCGGAGGATTTATCCGTAGGACTATCCATATGGAAAGAAGGGTCCAGGTTTCATAAGACTCCTTCTACGCGGTCTCGCAATATTCTTTGCGCCTAACGGAGGGGGATTTCCGCTTAAAAAGTCTTATTCCAAAGTGTAAAATCCGCTAAAAGTCAAAGCGGTCGGAAAAGAACTCGCTTTCTTGGATGTACTCCACAAGGATCTGAAAAGAAATGGGAAAAACTCCGCCTTTCTCAGAGAAATACTCAGTTCATGAGTCATTTTTCATAGAGGGGAATAAGATCTCTATTTCTTAGTAAAAAAAAGGTGCTTTAGATGTAGGAGCATCTGAGTAAGCAGAGGTAGAAAAGGCATCGAGGGCAGGGAGGAAATAAATCCATAACATAAATGATAGGGAATGAAGTTGATAGACGCCCTTCTCATCAAATTATAAACCGGCGTGGGGCTGCTGGATGCTTCTGATCAATAGAAGAGGAAGAGGAGTAAGCCAAAAAGAAAGACCACCAAAAGTCACGACCACCAAGATACGCATAGTGATTCGATCTTTTGATCACCCATTTTTTGAAAACCATTTTTTGGGGCTTCCGCCTTACACACGGAAGATTGGATTGCCTGAATCACGAGTCCACTATACTGTGTTACGATCACCTCATATTGATAAAAAGTCCAGAGAACAATTTTCAATGGAAAGAAAGATAAAGCCTATGGTCATAAAAACAGAAAGGCATGAATTGCGCAAGAAGTTCTTTCGGTTAAAACGCCGTGCGACTCGGAGGACATAAGACTGATTGGGCAAAGCAAATTGAGACAGAATGCTCCTACCCCACCATGCCTGTCCCTTTACCGCTCCGTCGCAAGTCAAATTCTCTAATGGATAGGCCTTGCGACTTCTTCGCAAATTCTTTGCGCTCCGCAATAATGAAAGGAATCCGCTCTTTGCTTCTCGCAAGATCCAGTCCTCCGGACTATCCATTAGAAGGGCTTGCTTTGCGCCTAACTCAATCAAAAAGAAAGAATGTCCATCTGAGTCAGAAACCGCATCTTTGCAACCTTTGGAATCACTCATATTGCATTGAGCCTAACTACGGGGTTCGGACTACAATATCCCTGTCTTATGGAGCATGAAATCAATGAGCAAGGGGGGTATGAAGCGTGGAAAAGAATGAAAGAAGTGTATGATACAAGAGGTAACCTTAAGTAAGGAGTGGCGGCACTTGATTGATCAACGCGAGTGAACTGTGCTTAGACGCTTCGTAAAACCGCACCGATGACGGAGAGGAGCTGATGGATGAGTAGGCTTCCCCTTTCTCTTCACGGAATGTGATTTGGGACACGATGGGAGTTTGCGTGCCTCGGTAGGAAAGAGATCACCGGAGTATAGCACAAGATCGCCTTTTCTTGCTGCCATGGGGTCGACCTGTAAACAAGGTAAACCCAATGGGAACCAAAAAACGGGAGGGTACCGCATTGGGCAGAAGACGATCCAAAAAGCGAAGGCTCACCCTTCAGGAGTCAGAAAGAAGAAAGCCTAGGCATAAAGATAGCAGAGACAGCAGACGAGGGCAACCTATCTGACTA
This DNA window, taken from Cucumis sativus mitochondrion chromosome 1, complete sequence, encodes the following:
- the rps10 gene encoding ribosomal protein S10; this encodes MTTKIRIVIRSFDHPFFENHFLGLPPYTRKIGLPESRVHYTVLRSPHIDKKSREQFSMERKIKPMVIKTERHELRKKFFRLKRQRIFGAQYSILFSCKTRSDKGKLQRLL